The genomic DNA GAGTCGGCCGAACCGATCGCGGGAAGCGTCAAAGTTCCCGAGGGCGTGCTGCGTTCGTGCGATGCCGAAGACGAGCACCGGGTCGTAGCGGTCGAACGATCTGGTGTTGGTCGTACGCCATTGCTGTTCCTGCTCGGCGGTTTCGAGGAACTCGAACTTGGCCAACGCGTCGCGGAGCAGTTCGTCGCGGCGGGCAGGGTCGGCGGCAACCTCGGCGGCGATACGGCGGCTGTCGGCGTCGTAACGGCGATAGGTGTAGACCGCCGAGTCCAGCCCGGCTTTTTCGGCGAACGTGATCAACTGCGGGGTGAGCGCGACGCGGGCTTCGGAGAGCGACTGCATCTGCGGCCGGCGGTCGAGGCGCTTGGCCTCGGCGAACTCGGCGTCGAGCGTCTGCAGGAAGGTGAAGACGATCGCCGTCCCACGTTCGGGGCCAGCTTGTTCGACGTAACGGAGAAGCTCGTCAGTCGCCTCCTCGTAGTTGCCCAGAGCGGCCAACGCGCGGAACCGGTAGAACAAAGCGTTGCCGAGCAGTTCCTGCTCGTTGGGCAGGCCGGTGATGACGTCCTCGATGCCGCGCAGCATTTCGACGGCGCGGGCGGGTTGTTCCTGTTCGTTAAGCGCGGACTCGGCGACCTGCAGGCGGACGCCGGCAAGCCGACTTCGTAGTGCGATGGCCCGGCTGCCGGTCGCGTCGCGGAGCTCGGCTTCGAGGTTGCTGCTGACGGTGGTGGCGAGCTGTTGGACCGAGCGTTCGAGTTCGCCGTGCAGGGACGAGTCTGCCGGTAGCTCACGCAACCGTCGGCGATCCGCGAGAAGCAGGAAGTAACGTGACCGTTCGAAATCGGGATGGCTTTCCGGAATCCGTCGCAACACACGGGCTGCTTCGTCGACATCGCCGAAGTTGAGCAACTGCCGGGCGTAAGGCACCGCGAACTGCATCCAGTTGAACGGCTCATCGACGGCGATCGGCAGGAAGCGATTGCGGGCCTCGGCGACCTCCGTGGCAAGCGTGGGATCATTGCTCAGCCGCGCGATGTAGTTGATCGCTTGCTGCATCGCCTGCTCGGCGCGGACGGTGTTCATGTCCTTGTACGTCGCGGCATAGTCGATGAACGCATCGAGCGCTGCGGCCTCCTCGGCGGACGCGGCGAGGAACAGGGCGAGCCGCCAGGCGGCGGTGTCGGTCTGGGATTCGGTCAACTCCTCTCGGCCGACCAGTTCCCGTGCCGCTGCGATGCCGGCGGCGAGTTCGGTTTGGTTGTACGACTCCTCGGCACGGGCAAGGTTGTAATCGTCGACGGCCCGATCGATGAGTGCGTTGAGTTGCAGGCGGTTGTACGAGTCGATCTGGGCCGGGGTCGGCTCCTGCGGCAGGGCGGCGAGCATCTGCTGGGAAACGACGGCGCTGAACGCCGGGTAGTCCTCGGAGAGGTCGGCGAGAATGTCGATCGCACGCTTGGCGGCTTCATCGCTTCGGGTGTCCCGAGCCTCGGCGTCGGCGATCCGATACTTGAGCACGTCGGCGTAAACCCGGCTCACGTCATCATCGCCCATCTCGGCGGTGACGAACCGATCCAGGGCGGACGATTGCAGCTTCGCCGCCGCAAGGTCGCCAGACTCGAGCAGGGCGATGGTCTTGGCGTAGTGGGCTTCGTACTTCTGGCTGCGGGCGTAGGTCGCGGCGTCGGGGTTGTCGGCGACGTCGGTCGGTGCCGAATCGATCACGGCGTTGAGCGCCGCGATGCCGTCGACGAGGGCGGAATCGGTGCCGGCGACGATCGATGTCTTGCCAAAGAAGTTGGCGTAGTACAACTCGCCGGATGTGTTCACCGACACGAACGGCCGGAGGTAGTCCATGAAGTTCTCGGCCAGAATCTGCCGCTGTGGGTCGGCGGAGTCGAGGCTGAGCGCGAGGTAGTAGTTGAGCACCTGCCGGGTGTATTCGGCCGTGCGGTAAAGATTGTCCATCTGCTGATACCGCTGGATGTCGGCGGTATCGGTCGGCCCGTCGATTTGATTCTCGAGTTGTGCGAGGCGCAGCTCGCTGATCGTGAGTGCTTTCTGGTAGAGATCGACGGCCGTCTGGACGGTGGGACGGAGGCGGGCCTGAATCGTTGGATTCGGCCCCCAATATTCGAGGTCCGACGCGTCGTCAAGGATGCCGTGGACGACGAGGATGTTGCCCTGCTCGGCGAGGAGCTGCGGGTCGTTCATCGTTGGCAGAAGCTCGTCAATGCCGTCCACGATGCTGGCAACGGCACGGCGTTTGTCGTTGACCGACATCGTCGCCGCATCGTCCCGAAGTCGGCTCAGCGCGACGGTGACCGAGTACGCTTTGCGTTGGTCTTCCGGTACGTCGAGTTCATCGAACGCGCGGTTGAGTAGCGTCTCGAGATTGCGGCTTGCCAACTCGGCCAGCACCCGGTCTTCGGGCAGCGCGTCAAGCCCCGCTGACTCGTCCGATTCCTGGGCAAGCAACGGGAACGTCGAAACACAAACGGCGAGGCAGGCGACGGTCAAACGCTTCACGCCGGCATCTTAGGACCAAGCTGTTGAAGGAAAAGCTCGGCAGATTCATCGGTCGGGCGTCGGATTAGCGGGCACTGGCCGCAAAAGCCACTTTCGTCAGTTCGGCCCGGATCGTTGCTTCTTGCACGGCGATGGTGAACTTCTGTGGGACGTTGCCGTCGGGGCGGATGATGACCTGAATGTCGTCGATCTCGGTACCGACGGCGATCTCCTGATCACGCAGCGTTGTCAGAATCGCGGCGAGTTCCTCGGTGTCGGAGGTGACGTTTCCGCCGATGCGGGCGATGAACCGGTCGGCATCGGGCGCACTCACGCGAATCTCCAACGGTTCGGTCGGCACGAAATCCTCATCGGGCGCGACCGCGCCCTGTGCTTCCGCGCTCACCGTCGATCGCAAGAAGAGTTCTTCCGCCGCGAACGATGCGCTGAGCATGAACACGACCAGTACCACCATCGCGATGTTGACCACCGGCGTCAGGTTCGGCGCGGTGTCCTGCTGTTGACCGATCTTCGGGCTACGACGCTTCACGAGCCACCTCCTTGCGACGCATCAACCACGGCGAAGTTGACGCTCTCGACCTGTGCCTGCGATGCGGCCAGGAGGACCGGCTCGACGTAGCGGTACTCGAGAGTTTGGTCGGTGCGGACGATGAGCTTGAGATTCGGGATTTCGTTGGTGATGGCGGTGAGGAACTCGGCCAACTCGTCCTGTGAACCGCCGGCGGTGAGCTCGATGTCGGTGGAAGTGAGCGGCCGGCGGGTGGTGACGAGGTTGCCGCCGTTGAGCTCGAGGTCGTAGACGTTGAGCGTGACGGTCTCGCCGAAGCTCTCGATCTTCACGCCCTGAAGTACTTCGGGCAGGACGAGGTTTTCGTCCGCCCCGGTTTCGATGCCGGCCCGGCTGACGAGCATGAAGAAGATCAACAGCGACAGCATGATGTCACACAACGGAGTGATGTTGGGTGCACCGAGGCCGCCGAGATGTCGCTTGGGCAGACGCATCGGTTTAGGTCGCGGGCTTGGGCTGGGCGCTGGTCGACGAACGACCGGATGACGACGAACGCTTGGTTTCCTCCGGCTTCATCATCAGCAGGAACTCCTCAGCCTGTAGGGCGCCTTCGGTCGTGATCCGGTCGGCACGGTTGCGGAAGATGCCGTAGGCAACCAAGCACGGCACCGCGAGGATCAGACCAAGCAGCGTTGTGCCCAACGCGGTCGAGATGCCGCTGGCCAGTTCCGCCGGGTTGGCGCTGCCGCCGCTGGAGGCGAGGGAGACGAACGCTTCCATGATCCCGTACACCGTTCCCATCAGCCCGAGCAGCGGGCCGACGTTTGCGAGGATGTTGATGTACTCGAGCTTGCGAAACTCCTCGGCGGTCTCCTCGGCCACCATCGTCTCCAATGCCTCACGCATCTGCACGAAGCTCGGTGCCCGCTTGAGTGCGGGGTTGAGAGAGGCGCTGACGAACGAATCGTCGTTTTCGGTGAACTCGATGAGTTCCTTGAACCGCCGCTGCTCGATCATCTCCTGGATCGTCGCGGTCGACTCCTCGGGTAGCAGCACGGATCGGCGGATACGCAGCGCACCCTGAATGATGAGCGTCACCGCGACCACGCTCAGGGCGATGATCAAAAGCGAGATCGGGTCGCCGATCGAGTTTTGCAGCAGCAGCAGGAACGGGTTGGACGGGATTTCGCTTCCTGGGTCGGCGGCTGCCCCCGGCGTTGGCGCTGCCGCGAAGCCCTGGCTGACGGCGATCATGATCACGGCCGCCAGGATGCTCAAATGCAAGATACGGCCCTTGCTCGGCCCTCGGTGTCGCTGAGTCGTCATCGGTCCGGCATCGTGGCGATGTGGACGGCGTTGGTCAAATGCCATGTCGGCAAACGCCTTCGCAGCAAGTGCCTAACGCATCTGATCCCGGGTGATTTTCTTGAAGTCGCCGCCGTTCTCGTGGGCGATGCGGCGCAAGGTCGCTTCGGCGGACTCGTCCTCGTTGAGGAACAAGATCGTGTTGATCTGCGTTTCTCCGGTGACGTTCAGGTCGCGAATGATTTCGAGGACGCGATCGGGATCGGGAAAGTCACCATCGGTCAGTAGCCAGATGAGCTGAGGCCGCTGGCGGAAGGCCTCCTGCAGGCCGGGGATCGGGTCGGTGCCGGCGGAGAAGTCGATGGTCGAAAGAAAGTTGTCGACGAGACGTTTGTTGTTGGTCGACCCGTTGAGCAAGGTGCCGCGGTTGAGCACCTGCGGCTGGCCGGTTTGGAAGAAGAT from Planctomycetota bacterium includes the following:
- a CDS encoding biopolymer transporter ExbD, whose protein sequence is MKRRSPKIGQQQDTAPNLTPVVNIAMVVLVVFMLSASFAAEELFLRSTVSAEAQGAVAPDEDFVPTEPLEIRVSAPDADRFIARIGGNVTSDTEELAAILTTLRDQEIAVGTEIDDIQVIIRPDGNVPQKFTIAVQEATIRAELTKVAFAASAR
- a CDS encoding biopolymer transporter ExbD — its product is MRLPKRHLGGLGAPNITPLCDIMLSLLIFFMLVSRAGIETGADENLVLPEVLQGVKIESFGETVTLNVYDLELNGGNLVTTRRPLTSTDIELTAGGSQDELAEFLTAITNEIPNLKLIVRTDQTLEYRYVEPVLLAASQAQVESVNFAVVDASQGGGS
- a CDS encoding MotA/TolQ/ExbB proton channel family protein; its protein translation is MIAVSQGFAAAPTPGAAADPGSEIPSNPFLLLLQNSIGDPISLLIIALSVVAVTLIIQGALRIRRSVLLPEESTATIQEMIEQRRFKELIEFTENDDSFVSASLNPALKRAPSFVQMREALETMVAEETAEEFRKLEYINILANVGPLLGLMGTVYGIMEAFVSLASSGGSANPAELASGISTALGTTLLGLILAVPCLVAYGIFRNRADRITTEGALQAEEFLLMMKPEETKRSSSSGRSSTSAQPKPAT